Proteins co-encoded in one Spirosoma endbachense genomic window:
- a CDS encoding M23 family metallopeptidase, with amino-acid sequence MRILNQLLTIYLLLVGSQSGIAQGVFTAPTLLSPNSELATSDTAAQRAEHSFPITYLDKTNSLASFSKPTSSAMTDVPLRDSVKFLRYVDSLAILRVTALRNKEVVGKTVLTDRQRSLNRLRDIPSILPFYVEADKVTGRVKTRMSSGFGMRQHPVLGSLASHTGIDLPASLGTLVYATADGFCRQLINQPDGIGLAIYLTHGRGHQTLYGHLLSSWVKPGDFVYRGQVIGQVGASGMTTGPHLHYGVRYNGQVVDPLPYCFLLSKPAQPTTTFTRK; translated from the coding sequence ATGCGCATTTTGAATCAGTTACTCACAATTTATCTCCTATTGGTCGGGTCTCAATCCGGTATAGCTCAGGGCGTCTTTACCGCTCCTACCCTGCTCTCACCCAACTCAGAGTTGGCTACATCCGATACGGCCGCTCAACGCGCTGAGCATTCCTTTCCAATTACGTACCTCGACAAAACCAATTCACTGGCCAGCTTCTCGAAACCGACCTCATCGGCTATGACCGATGTTCCCCTTAGGGATAGCGTAAAATTTTTACGATACGTGGATAGCCTGGCTATTCTTCGGGTAACGGCGCTTCGGAACAAGGAAGTAGTGGGCAAAACAGTCCTTACAGATCGGCAACGATCGTTGAATCGCTTACGAGATATTCCCTCTATTTTACCTTTTTATGTGGAAGCGGATAAAGTAACCGGTCGGGTGAAAACCCGCATGAGTTCTGGGTTTGGTATGCGGCAACATCCCGTACTAGGGAGTCTGGCATCTCACACGGGTATTGACCTACCGGCTTCGTTGGGAACCCTCGTTTACGCTACCGCCGATGGCTTTTGTCGGCAACTAATCAATCAACCGGACGGCATTGGGTTAGCTATTTACCTAACGCACGGACGGGGCCATCAAACGCTCTATGGACATCTACTCTCGTCTTGGGTTAAACCTGGTGACTTTGTCTATCGTGGCCAAGTTATTGGGCAGGTTGGCGCATCGGGCATGACCACCGGTCCCCACCTGCACTACGGCGTTCGGTATAACGGGCAGGTTGTCGATCCCCTACCCTACTGTTTCCTCCTTTCTAAACCGGCTCAGCCAACGACCACATTCACAAGAAAGTAG
- a CDS encoding toprim domain-containing protein, protein MPTYNQPSFQDYRNQISIIELALHSGYEWQPKKGKTLPVLYHVGFDDHIVVKNPNDSANQVYFKTGSYADRGTLINFVSNRLTACFSQFNNPNRTPAQCINDVLKDYLGIVPERKQSVKKLENFIHQSFREAGTEKEFSLELYKLSQLPDKNYLTQERCILPELLNSPQFSGTVATQRFYFDEGKPIYLAGNQPSPNGERVLENIAFPYISGDGEAINGLELRSATFKSHAAGSDRSHGVWISNANENPTQRLLVGESAIDLLSYRQMEICTGLHPQADSRYASIGGSLSLDNMTTLEKFMTTSTQLVFAFDNDDKGARYALTALAAMSKDNLSLTQASQQGYVALQVPSPALQKVFTSLIDEHSRAMQTYMPETLNEGGTDLKKNMFQWRAETNVPTLEIPINTALLNTVTNQLIQYGQFTRSVAIVRPRGKDFNEDLKAEQLRQVKRPLLLINDAKGQIVNRFATEDEARQFIENELTKKTMSIGTELHLLEIGPSRLNPTVLGDIHVTPSGLEISYSDTFKTQANRQRHVPKVTSERTL, encoded by the coding sequence ATGCCTACCTACAACCAACCCAGTTTTCAGGATTACCGGAACCAAATCTCAATTATCGAACTGGCCCTGCATTCAGGATACGAGTGGCAACCCAAAAAAGGAAAAACGCTGCCTGTTCTTTACCATGTCGGATTCGATGATCATATTGTCGTTAAAAACCCCAACGACTCAGCAAATCAAGTATATTTTAAAACGGGTTCTTACGCGGATCGCGGTACATTGATCAATTTCGTATCCAATCGGTTAACGGCCTGCTTTAGTCAATTCAATAATCCCAATCGTACCCCCGCGCAGTGCATTAACGACGTCCTCAAAGATTATCTGGGTATCGTTCCCGAGCGAAAGCAATCGGTGAAAAAGTTGGAAAACTTTATTCATCAAAGCTTTCGGGAAGCGGGCACTGAGAAGGAATTCTCCCTGGAACTCTATAAACTCAGCCAGCTACCCGACAAAAACTACTTGACCCAAGAACGCTGTATTCTTCCCGAACTACTCAACTCACCCCAGTTTTCGGGGACAGTGGCCACCCAGCGATTCTATTTTGACGAGGGCAAGCCAATATACCTGGCTGGTAATCAACCGTCACCCAATGGCGAACGGGTGCTGGAAAATATCGCCTTCCCTTACATTTCAGGCGATGGAGAAGCCATCAATGGATTGGAGCTGCGAAGCGCAACGTTTAAAAGTCACGCCGCTGGCTCAGACCGCAGCCACGGTGTATGGATCTCCAATGCCAATGAAAACCCAACTCAGCGGCTCCTCGTCGGTGAAAGCGCTATTGATTTGTTATCGTACCGACAGATGGAAATTTGTACGGGCCTCCATCCCCAGGCCGATAGCCGGTATGCCTCCATCGGTGGTAGTTTGTCGCTGGATAATATGACGACCCTGGAAAAATTTATGACTACCTCAACGCAACTAGTATTTGCGTTTGACAACGATGATAAAGGAGCCCGTTACGCGCTTACGGCATTGGCGGCGATGTCAAAAGACAATTTGTCGTTGACCCAGGCCAGTCAGCAGGGGTATGTTGCCCTACAAGTTCCCTCACCTGCTCTCCAGAAAGTCTTTACAAGCTTAATTGACGAACACAGCCGAGCAATGCAAACGTATATGCCTGAGACGCTAAACGAAGGAGGGACTGATCTAAAAAAGAACATGTTCCAATGGCGAGCAGAGACCAACGTACCCACACTGGAAATTCCGATTAATACGGCCCTGTTAAACACCGTAACGAATCAACTCATTCAGTACGGTCAGTTTACCCGCTCGGTAGCTATCGTTCGGCCCAGGGGAAAGGATTTCAATGAAGATTTGAAAGCGGAACAACTCCGTCAGGTAAAACGGCCCCTTCTTTTGATCAATGACGCTAAAGGCCAGATCGTGAACCGATTTGCCACCGAAGATGAGGCTCGTCAATTCATCGAGAACGAATTAACGAAAAAAACAATGTCAATTGGTACTGAACTTCACCTACTAGAAATAGGGCCTTCTAGGCTAAACCCAACCGTACTAGGTGATATTCACGTGACCCCCTCAGGTTTAGAAATAAGCTATTCTGATACGTTCAAAACGCAGGCTAATCGACAGCGCCATGTACCAAAGGTAACCAGCGAACGAACGTTGTAA
- a CDS encoding SDR family oxidoreductase encodes MEKIILITGASTGLGETIANYLTKQDYVVYGTSRSIENLPKSFNTLNMDVCDDKSIQNAVQRIIEKHGRIDVLINNAGLAIAGPVEALPLEEVQRVFDTNVMGTLRTIQAVLPSMRTLKSGLIINISSIAAEAGLPFRGGYCASKAAVDRLTEALRFEIAQFGIQACYVQPGGTKTDINKNRLRVSLPNHSAYKETFDRTYELIDESVSGGIEADVFGPLVKEIIESKQVERMYRVGKPLEKFSVVLKKLLPTTIYERMIRNHYKM; translated from the coding sequence ATGGAAAAGATTATTTTGATTACAGGCGCTTCAACGGGCCTGGGTGAGACCATTGCCAATTACCTGACCAAGCAGGATTACGTAGTGTATGGCACCTCACGGTCCATTGAAAACCTGCCTAAATCATTCAATACGCTGAATATGGACGTATGCGACGATAAAAGTATTCAGAATGCTGTCCAACGGATCATCGAAAAACATGGTCGTATAGACGTACTTATAAACAATGCTGGCCTGGCTATCGCAGGACCGGTCGAAGCCCTTCCGCTGGAAGAAGTACAACGTGTATTTGACACCAACGTCATGGGCACGCTTCGTACGATTCAAGCCGTATTACCATCTATGCGAACCCTTAAGTCAGGCTTAATTATCAACATCAGTTCGATTGCGGCCGAAGCTGGTTTGCCTTTTAGGGGAGGCTATTGCGCATCGAAAGCGGCCGTGGATCGGCTGACTGAAGCCTTACGATTTGAGATTGCACAGTTCGGTATTCAAGCCTGTTACGTGCAGCCGGGTGGGACAAAAACCGACATCAATAAAAATAGACTACGCGTCTCATTGCCTAACCACAGCGCTTACAAAGAAACATTTGACCGTACTTATGAATTAATCGACGAGAGTGTCAGCGGGGGGATCGAAGCCGACGTATTTGGGCCATTGGTTAAGGAAATTATTGAGTCGAAGCAAGTTGAGCGGATGTACCGGGTTGGTAAACCACTGGAAAAGTTTTCTGTGGTTCTGAAGAAATTACTGCCTACCACCATTTATGAGCGAATGATCCGGAATCATTATAAAATGTAG
- a CDS encoding sensor histidine kinase, which yields MAESQRRLLLVVNITYLVLAAEYILTEWFSTGQAVPVQVLWYVYVLVGVTNAISLVYTYVNMSPSQSRNILGFTIAFKTTNKFEQRLRWASLIAIMMMSFCFMIGLGNPSNDTLLTDFGLGHSLIVLVAMLLGREASFIWFSIVLGILVYTTFMEKGYSYQYNYLTSAESTRYETALAKGEKWAVNRQELLKRQHMNSPKASRYFNMWVCFIVVAYLSAYFFTDSAKKMTEVVPDVEADMKVALEEARRQDLKSALLKEEALKTELKNLKAQINPHFLFNTLNYFYMKSSEYSDELASSILMLSDIMQYSVRDNVDRVNLDEEIKHMRHFIELLQLRNNNRLCIDFSVEGPVDQIQVLPFLFIGLLENAFKHGNMLNPEKPLIITIEATPPYLKFFTCNQKNLKKRVSSTLIGLNNTRRRLDLTYRNYSFDINQDEESFCIDLSVNTNDLQDGLASQIEI from the coding sequence GTGGCTGAAAGTCAGCGCCGGTTGCTTCTAGTTGTTAACATTACTTATCTGGTGCTGGCAGCTGAGTACATCCTAACGGAATGGTTCTCCACGGGCCAGGCAGTACCCGTGCAAGTGTTATGGTATGTGTACGTTCTGGTTGGGGTTACAAATGCCATTTCGCTCGTGTACACCTATGTTAACATGAGCCCTAGTCAATCCCGGAATATACTAGGGTTCACTATCGCTTTTAAAACAACAAACAAGTTTGAACAACGCTTGCGTTGGGCAAGTCTAATAGCCATCATGATGATGAGCTTCTGCTTTATGATTGGCTTGGGCAATCCCAGTAATGATACGTTATTGACTGATTTTGGATTGGGACATTCACTCATTGTGCTCGTTGCAATGCTGCTGGGTAGAGAAGCATCGTTTATCTGGTTTTCAATCGTATTAGGTATTCTGGTTTATACAACCTTTATGGAGAAAGGTTATTCCTACCAGTACAATTACCTGACGTCAGCTGAATCGACACGCTACGAGACTGCGTTAGCCAAGGGTGAAAAATGGGCTGTCAACCGACAGGAGCTGTTGAAGAGGCAGCACATGAACTCTCCAAAAGCTTCCCGCTATTTTAATATGTGGGTTTGCTTCATAGTGGTAGCGTATCTGTCAGCTTATTTCTTTACTGATAGTGCCAAAAAGATGACTGAGGTTGTTCCCGATGTAGAAGCTGATATGAAAGTAGCTCTCGAAGAGGCTCGTCGGCAAGATTTAAAAAGTGCATTACTGAAAGAGGAAGCCCTTAAAACAGAACTGAAGAATTTAAAGGCCCAGATTAATCCACACTTTTTATTTAACACTCTGAACTACTTCTACATGAAAAGTTCGGAGTACTCCGATGAATTAGCTAGTTCTATTTTGATGCTTTCTGACATCATGCAGTACAGTGTACGAGACAATGTAGATCGTGTTAATTTGGATGAAGAGATCAAACACATGCGGCACTTTATCGAGTTGCTCCAGTTGCGTAACAACAATAGACTGTGCATTGACTTTTCAGTAGAGGGTCCAGTTGATCAAATTCAGGTATTACCCTTCCTCTTTATTGGTCTGTTGGAAAACGCATTTAAACACGGAAATATGCTTAATCCCGAAAAGCCATTGATCATTACAATTGAAGCTACTCCTCCTTATCTTAAATTTTTCACATGTAATCAGAAAAACCTTAAAAAGAGGGTTAGCTCAACGCTTATCGGTCTGAATAACACACGTCGGCGACTGGACTTAACGTACCGAAATTATTCATTTGATATTAATCAGGACGAAGAAAGCTTTTGTATTGATTTATCAGTAAATACGAATGATCTGCAAGATGGGTTAGCGTCTCAAATCGAGATTTAA
- a CDS encoding helix-turn-helix domain-containing protein — protein sequence MQERLSNRLREARIELGLTQAEAASAIGIKQPMLHRAETSMEISSHRLLHILDYYINQRRVNPAWLLSEPNTAFDIIAGESKVEEKKLQLLKAFRETLDEMDQSSE from the coding sequence ATGCAGGAACGTTTGAGTAACCGATTACGAGAGGCCCGGATTGAACTGGGCTTGACGCAGGCTGAGGCAGCCAGCGCCATCGGGATTAAACAACCCATGCTCCACCGGGCTGAAACATCCATGGAGATTAGCAGCCATCGATTACTGCACATCCTGGACTACTACATCAATCAACGACGGGTTAATCCGGCCTGGTTGTTAAGTGAACCGAATACGGCCTTCGACATCATTGCCGGAGAAAGTAAGGTTGAGGAGAAGAAACTTCAGTTGCTGAAAGCGTTTCGGGAAACGTTGGATGAAATGGATCAATCCAGTGAATAG
- a CDS encoding DUF3945 domain-containing protein: MAKQNKPNRSPSLKISPVSEMAPEAEQLKEQFYELLLPEEYQELRQYLGNDGFLSNDEISAALRDGRLGKEELAEKLSTLNLPTENKSLQEKLTDYLWELHQIVKDPALDQIRADRLYQVETIQALPGAEAKPEVAEQVKQRQPDRSLEIVNGGLIANFLHNFKKAYNLQENPPLDMGKKTRYQWQDVEASLEKMGLTREILAETGNLDRLLKGEKTGVIDFKSVYNNQETALRGKLYLVGQGEEVKPYFQTVKQTLQVPDQKWGYSFSQEDKDTLKQKGELGKQVELDDQYTKKKFTAYVGVDQETNSLTVWRADRFHVPIQIKGVTLSKEQQETLQQGGAIRLSGLTSENGQKFDADVQVSAGKRSLSFSPPSEAIKQTLNVKTAKEMERSSDQLQGTSAGGATTKTRLPEQQRKTDATNRGIDPNVGNAGEQTAQKASNKKKSQAKNKKTQKDQGLSVG; encoded by the coding sequence ATGGCTAAACAGAACAAACCCAACCGGTCACCCAGCTTAAAAATTTCGCCCGTCAGTGAAATGGCCCCCGAAGCCGAGCAACTCAAAGAACAGTTCTACGAACTGCTCTTGCCGGAAGAATACCAGGAACTGCGTCAGTACTTGGGGAACGATGGTTTTCTGAGTAATGATGAAATTAGTGCAGCCCTGCGAGATGGCCGATTAGGGAAGGAGGAACTTGCCGAAAAGCTTTCGACGCTGAATCTTCCAACTGAAAACAAGAGCTTGCAGGAAAAATTAACAGACTATCTATGGGAACTGCACCAAATTGTTAAGGACCCAGCCTTAGACCAAATTCGAGCGGATCGGCTCTACCAAGTCGAGACCATTCAAGCTCTGCCGGGGGCTGAAGCTAAACCGGAAGTGGCTGAACAAGTAAAGCAACGACAACCGGACCGAAGCCTGGAGATCGTAAACGGCGGGCTCATCGCTAACTTTCTCCACAACTTTAAAAAAGCGTATAACCTTCAAGAAAATCCGCCACTAGACATGGGAAAGAAAACGCGCTATCAATGGCAGGACGTCGAAGCATCCCTGGAAAAAATGGGGCTCACCCGGGAAATCTTAGCTGAAACAGGCAATCTGGACCGGTTATTAAAGGGCGAAAAAACCGGCGTAATTGACTTTAAATCGGTGTATAATAATCAGGAAACGGCCTTGCGGGGAAAGCTCTATTTGGTGGGGCAGGGGGAAGAAGTAAAACCCTATTTCCAAACGGTCAAGCAGACGCTGCAAGTGCCCGATCAAAAATGGGGATACTCGTTTAGTCAGGAAGACAAAGATACGTTGAAACAAAAAGGGGAATTAGGTAAGCAGGTCGAGTTAGACGACCAGTATACGAAAAAGAAATTTACCGCTTACGTGGGGGTCGATCAGGAGACCAACTCGCTGACCGTTTGGCGGGCCGACCGGTTTCACGTACCTATTCAAATTAAAGGCGTTACCCTATCGAAAGAACAACAGGAAACTTTGCAACAAGGGGGAGCCATTCGCTTGAGTGGTTTGACGAGTGAAAACGGTCAGAAGTTTGATGCCGATGTCCAGGTGTCCGCTGGTAAACGAAGCCTCAGCTTTTCGCCCCCTTCCGAAGCGATCAAACAAACCCTCAATGTAAAAACAGCGAAGGAGATGGAACGCTCATCCGATCAACTGCAAGGCACTTCAGCCGGGGGGGCTACCACGAAGACTAGGTTACCTGAGCAACAACGAAAGACGGACGCTACCAATCGTGGTATTGACCCGAACGTTGGTAACGCTGGAGAACAAACCGCTCAGAAGGCGTCAAATAAAAAGAAAAGCCAGGCTAAAAACAAAAAGACCCAGAAGGATCAGGGTCTTAGCGTAGGGTGA
- a CDS encoding YWFCY domain-containing protein yields the protein MSNQHEQQQNDWVHRGILSVSFVILMVHAYFFCFDSLETRGYTWTIVNNFLLKVNRQSHLFTNTLYTKLICLGLLGLYGWANKPKKDLTTTWTTVWANGLPGLVLFLSNFFLLRVSSVPVDTRNTLYLVTTLAGFILLLSAVSLARRILGFNLRDDPYNEVNEQFMHQEEKLENKDSVNIPISYIYGKQQRTGWVNIINPYRATMIVGTPGSGKSFAVLNNFIRQHIEKGFSMMVYDIKYPTLTKIAYTYYLKNKDKYPELNKNKKTGELGATPMFCNVNFDKPRESLRINPLLPTKMTDIQDALEAAKIIMYNINRDWIGKSGDYFADSAINFLTSVIWYLKRYDDRMLQEANQKGVEHDGRFYCTLPHVIELIATVKEQLFPILQSEEDIELLLSPFASALLKGANNQLEGQISSALIALGRVASPALYWVLTGNDFSLDINNPKEPKILCLGNNQERKDTQGIIIGLINSRMVKLINKEGQLKCSIIVDELPTIYLMGLDNLIATARSNKISTCLGIQDYTQIKKMYGDKEAAAIWTIIGNIFSGQVVGETAKDLSSRFGKIRQQSRSVSINERDTNISLSERMEPLIPESKISSLSQGSFVGSVADNFDQKVKLKTFNGELVVEPAMIDQLTKLTPIPERPEMAKYTDEELNKLVADNFKRVKKEIKKLVASELNRLNNDPSYQHLVTQYQEAQED from the coding sequence ATGAGTAATCAACACGAACAACAGCAAAATGATTGGGTACACCGGGGTATACTCAGTGTCAGCTTTGTCATCTTGATGGTGCACGCCTACTTTTTCTGTTTTGATAGTCTGGAAACGCGTGGCTATACATGGACCATCGTCAATAACTTCCTGCTTAAGGTAAATCGGCAGAGTCACCTGTTTACAAATACGCTGTATACAAAGCTGATCTGTTTGGGGCTGCTGGGGCTGTACGGCTGGGCGAATAAACCCAAAAAGGATTTGACGACAACCTGGACGACCGTATGGGCCAATGGTTTACCAGGACTAGTCCTTTTCCTGAGTAACTTCTTTTTATTGCGGGTATCGTCGGTACCTGTGGACACCCGCAACACGCTTTACCTGGTCACAACACTAGCTGGATTTATACTGCTGCTGAGTGCGGTAAGCCTGGCAAGACGCATCCTGGGATTCAATTTACGGGACGATCCCTATAATGAAGTCAACGAGCAGTTTATGCACCAGGAAGAGAAACTGGAGAATAAGGATTCGGTCAATATTCCAATCAGCTACATCTATGGAAAGCAGCAAAGGACCGGTTGGGTAAATATCATTAATCCTTACCGGGCAACGATGATTGTGGGTACGCCGGGGTCCGGTAAGTCGTTCGCTGTGCTCAATAATTTCATCCGCCAGCATATCGAGAAGGGCTTTTCGATGATGGTCTATGACATCAAATATCCGACGCTCACCAAAATTGCCTACACCTATTATCTGAAAAATAAGGATAAGTACCCCGAGTTGAACAAGAATAAAAAGACGGGTGAGCTAGGGGCAACGCCTATGTTTTGCAATGTCAATTTTGATAAACCGCGGGAATCGCTACGGATCAATCCGTTGCTGCCGACAAAAATGACCGATATTCAGGACGCCCTGGAAGCGGCGAAAATCATAATGTATAATATCAACCGGGACTGGATTGGAAAGAGTGGTGATTACTTTGCTGATTCAGCCATTAACTTTCTGACCTCCGTTATCTGGTATCTGAAGCGATACGACGACCGGATGCTACAGGAAGCCAACCAAAAAGGGGTTGAACACGATGGACGGTTTTATTGCACCTTACCACACGTTATCGAACTGATTGCCACCGTTAAGGAACAATTGTTTCCCATTCTGCAATCCGAGGAAGACATTGAATTACTACTAAGTCCTTTTGCCTCTGCCTTATTGAAGGGCGCTAACAACCAGTTGGAAGGACAGATTTCATCGGCGCTGATTGCACTGGGGCGCGTGGCCAGTCCAGCCTTGTACTGGGTATTGACGGGAAATGATTTTAGCCTGGATATTAACAATCCCAAGGAGCCTAAGATTCTCTGTTTAGGAAATAATCAGGAACGTAAGGATACCCAGGGGATCATAATTGGATTGATTAACTCCCGGATGGTGAAACTGATCAATAAAGAAGGCCAGTTGAAGTGCTCGATCATTGTTGATGAATTACCAACGATCTATTTGATGGGTTTGGATAACCTCATCGCTACGGCTCGGAGTAACAAGATATCCACCTGTCTGGGAATTCAGGATTACACCCAAATTAAAAAAATGTATGGTGACAAAGAGGCCGCAGCCATCTGGACGATTATTGGAAATATATTCTCCGGTCAGGTAGTAGGAGAGACGGCTAAAGACCTATCCAGTCGATTTGGGAAGATCCGTCAGCAAAGCCGGTCCGTATCCATCAACGAACGGGATACGAATATAAGCCTGTCCGAACGGATGGAACCGTTAATCCCCGAATCTAAAATTTCATCCCTTTCTCAAGGTTCGTTTGTGGGTAGCGTAGCCGATAATTTTGATCAAAAAGTTAAGCTAAAAACCTTCAATGGTGAACTGGTCGTTGAACCCGCCATGATTGACCAGCTAACCAAACTAACCCCTATTCCGGAGCGGCCCGAAATGGCTAAGTATACGGATGAGGAACTCAATAAGCTAGTAGCTGATAACTTCAAACGGGTTAAAAAAGAAATAAAAAAATTAGTAGCATCGGAGTTGAATCGACTGAACAATGATCCAAGCTATCAGCACTTAGTTACCCAATACCAGGAAGCCCAAGAGGACTAA
- a CDS encoding LytR/AlgR family response regulator transcription factor: MTCIVLDDEELSVNFLVDKNIRKVPYLKLMGTFTNPQEALLFLQTNTVDLIFLDIEMPNFDIDGIDFMKLMKADQRYILVTAHAEYALESYEYNVVDYLRKPYSFDRFAKAVQKAQERIQLPAQAQEISPKLIDSLYVRSDNKKVRMLFDSICYVEADRNYATIFRADDHIATKTTLNKLEGEFPVTHFMRVHKSYIVSLDKIEFVEKDQIGVKRTEGIVMIPLSSLYKKELLQAIEKG; encoded by the coding sequence ATGACCTGTATTGTTTTGGACGATGAAGAATTATCAGTTAATTTTTTAGTTGATAAGAATATCAGAAAAGTCCCATATTTAAAGCTAATGGGTACTTTCACTAATCCACAGGAAGCCCTTCTGTTTCTACAAACGAATACCGTCGATTTAATTTTTCTGGACATAGAGATGCCCAATTTTGACATTGACGGTATTGACTTTATGAAACTGATGAAAGCTGACCAGCGATATATCTTAGTTACGGCTCACGCAGAATATGCTTTAGAGAGCTATGAATATAATGTAGTCGATTACCTTCGTAAACCGTATTCGTTCGATCGCTTTGCAAAGGCAGTGCAAAAAGCACAGGAACGAATTCAACTGCCAGCCCAGGCTCAAGAGATTAGTCCAAAACTTATCGATTCCTTATACGTTAGGTCAGACAACAAGAAAGTTCGTATGCTGTTCGATTCCATATGCTATGTGGAAGCAGATCGAAACTACGCAACTATTTTTCGCGCTGACGATCATATCGCTACCAAAACGACTCTTAACAAACTGGAAGGGGAATTTCCTGTCACTCATTTTATGCGGGTTCACAAATCATATATTGTTTCACTGGATAAAATCGAGTTTGTGGAAAAGGATCAAATCGGAGTCAAACGAACGGAAGGAATCGTTATGATTCCACTAAGTAGCCTATACAAAAAAGAGTTACTTCAGGCGATAGAAAAAGGCTAA